Proteins from one Deltaproteobacteria bacterium genomic window:
- a CDS encoding FadR family transcriptional regulator, producing MNYKPIKRKSTVELVRGEILKSIESGQLKPGDKLPTEHQLCKMFGVGRSTVREAISNLSILGYLQSIQGKGCYVREGLDPDSATRIALHDIQSAANIIDLIEIREILECNAVRLAAQRANAEDVARIQEAFTEMKAAGEKLNRFTAQDFKFHIALARASGNRIVVEMMRQIVEKVHLEYIKFRPDSLFQREEAVLTAKRIVDFVLHKDAEKAADAMRAHLNLVTTELNRKLPDIKWINRSN from the coding sequence ATGAACTACAAGCCCATCAAACGAAAGTCCACCGTAGAACTGGTAAGGGGTGAGATCCTCAAAAGCATTGAATCCGGACAATTGAAACCCGGCGACAAACTTCCCACTGAACATCAGTTGTGCAAGATGTTCGGTGTGGGAAGGTCGACCGTCAGGGAGGCGATCTCAAACCTGTCCATTCTGGGTTATCTGCAGAGCATCCAGGGTAAAGGCTGCTATGTCCGGGAAGGACTCGACCCGGACAGTGCCACACGCATCGCACTGCACGACATACAGAGTGCGGCCAATATTATCGACCTCATTGAAATAAGAGAGATTCTGGAATGCAATGCCGTCAGGCTGGCGGCACAGAGGGCCAATGCCGAGGATGTGGCGCGGATTCAGGAAGCCTTTACAGAAATGAAGGCCGCCGGGGAAAAGTTGAATCGTTTCACGGCGCAGGATTTTAAATTTCATATCGCCCTGGCTCGTGCTTCCGGAAACCGGATCGTCGTGGAAATGATGCGGCAAATCGTGGAAAAGGTTCATCTGGAATACATCAAATTCAGGCCGGATAGCCTGTTTCAAAGGGAGGAAGCGGTGCTGACGGCGAAGCGGATAGTTGACTTTGTGCTGCACAAGGATGCGGAAAAGGCGGCCGATGCCATGCGGGCGCATTTAAACCTGGTGACCACGGAATTAAACCGCAAACTTCCCGACATCAAGTGGATAAATAGAAGCAACTGA
- a CDS encoding corrinoid protein, with amino-acid sequence MQMENNYEEMTKALIEGKEDEVKKMTREALDKGAEPKSILDNGLLAGMDVVGKRFKAGDMFIPEVLLCARCMHGAMDILKPLLSDGDALGAGTVVIGTVEGDLHDIGKNLVAMMLQGGGFKVVDLGTNITPQAFVEAVKEHTPQIVGMSALLTTTMPKMEETIEALKEAGVRDGVKVMAGGAPVTQDFIEKIGADAYGANAAAASEKAKQLLN; translated from the coding sequence ATGCAAATGGAAAACAACTATGAGGAAATGACCAAGGCACTGATCGAGGGGAAAGAAGACGAGGTAAAGAAAATGACCAGGGAGGCGCTGGACAAAGGGGCCGAACCCAAGTCCATACTGGACAACGGCCTTCTGGCCGGAATGGATGTGGTCGGCAAACGGTTCAAGGCGGGGGACATGTTCATTCCCGAAGTTCTGCTGTGCGCCCGGTGCATGCACGGCGCCATGGACATCCTGAAACCGTTGCTTTCAGACGGCGATGCCCTGGGTGCGGGAACCGTGGTGATCGGAACCGTGGAGGGAGACCTGCACGACATCGGCAAGAATCTGGTAGCCATGATGTTGCAGGGAGGCGGGTTCAAGGTCGTAGACCTGGGAACGAACATTACCCCCCAGGCGTTTGTTGAAGCGGTTAAGGAGCATACCCCCCAGATCGTGGGCATGTCGGCGCTATTGACGACCACCATGCCCAAGATGGAAGAGACCATCGAGGCACTCAAGGAGGCGGGCGTCAGGGACGGGGTCAAAGTGATGGCCGGCGGTGCACCGGTAACCCAGGATTTTATAGAAAAAATCGGTGCCGACGCCTATGGGGCCAATGCCGCCGCAGCATCGGAAAAGGCCAAGCAGCTCCTTAATTGA
- a CDS encoding trimethylamine methyltransferase family protein: MGMTSDELYFKPKLRILSEEQLKKIEMAVFEVLEHVGVKITHPKALEIFQGAGARVEKDRVRIPAWLVEDAIRKTPSRLVLGNRRGERAVVLEGDKSWFGPSIDCIDYLDPVTDERMRFTSDHCRIAATIVDYCENFDWLMTIGMAADQPADIADRVVARQALTYCEKPLVVCCKDTNSMRDIYEMALAICGGKENFDKAPIVAHYSEPISPLLYYDPAVDKMIYSVENDIPLINFPCVQSSGTAPSTFAGAIIQGAAESISGAVLAQAIKPGAPFVFGAFVTVMDMQTTVFSYGATEMSIMVGALAQLAQHWRVPFFGTAGATDAKFPDAQAAAEATQQIMTAATVGSGLVHDCSSWIDHGSVVSPGFMVLVNEIVGNIKYFMNGMPVTEDSMALDTIASVGPGGNYLMEQHTLDNFRQVRYSTLFERMIRQEWEAGGSKTFEDRLREHTEAAMAHKPAPLPEDVVKELDSMQKNWK, encoded by the coding sequence ATGGGCATGACCAGCGACGAACTTTATTTTAAACCGAAGCTTCGTATACTTAGTGAAGAGCAGTTGAAAAAAATTGAAATGGCTGTTTTTGAGGTTCTTGAACACGTCGGTGTGAAAATCACCCATCCGAAAGCACTGGAGATTTTTCAGGGCGCCGGCGCCAGGGTGGAAAAGGACCGCGTGAGGATTCCGGCGTGGCTGGTGGAGGACGCCATCCGCAAGACCCCCTCCCGGCTGGTACTTGGCAATCGCAGGGGAGAACGGGCGGTGGTTCTGGAAGGGGACAAGAGCTGGTTCGGCCCCAGCATCGACTGCATTGACTACTTGGATCCCGTCACCGACGAACGCATGCGCTTTACCAGCGACCACTGCCGCATAGCCGCGACTATCGTGGACTATTGCGAGAATTTCGACTGGCTAATGACCATCGGAATGGCCGCGGATCAGCCGGCGGACATTGCCGACCGTGTCGTCGCCCGCCAGGCTCTGACCTACTGCGAGAAACCGCTGGTTGTCTGCTGCAAGGACACCAACAGCATGCGGGATATCTATGAAATGGCTCTGGCGATATGCGGCGGCAAGGAAAATTTCGACAAGGCACCCATCGTGGCGCACTATTCAGAGCCCATATCACCGCTGTTATATTACGACCCGGCCGTCGATAAAATGATCTACTCGGTTGAAAATGACATTCCACTGATCAACTTTCCCTGCGTCCAATCCAGCGGGACGGCGCCGTCCACTTTTGCGGGAGCCATTATTCAGGGAGCAGCCGAATCCATCAGCGGTGCCGTCCTGGCGCAGGCCATCAAGCCCGGTGCGCCTTTTGTATTCGGTGCTTTTGTAACTGTCATGGATATGCAAACCACGGTGTTTTCCTACGGAGCCACCGAGATGAGCATCATGGTGGGTGCTTTGGCCCAGTTGGCCCAGCATTGGCGGGTCCCGTTCTTCGGAACCGCCGGGGCGACAGATGCCAAATTTCCGGATGCGCAGGCCGCTGCCGAAGCCACCCAGCAGATCATGACCGCGGCCACCGTCGGCTCGGGCCTGGTGCATGACTGCAGCAGTTGGATCGATCACGGTTCCGTGGTATCTCCGGGCTTCATGGTACTGGTCAACGAAATCGTAGGTAATATAAAGTATTTCATGAACGGGATGCCGGTAACCGAAGACAGCATGGCGCTGGACACAATAGCGTCTGTCGGCCCGGGCGGCAACTACCTGATGGAGCAGCACACGCTGGACAACTTTCGTCAGGTTCGGTACTCCACCCTGTTCGAACGCATGATTCGGCAGGAATGGGAGGCTGGTGGCTCCAAGACCTTCGAGGATCGACTGAGAGAGCACACCGAAGCGGCCATGGCCCACAAGCCGGCGCCCCTGCCGGAGGATGTCGTCAAAGAACTGGACAGCATGCAGAAGAACTGGAAGTAA
- a CDS encoding Do family serine endopeptidase: MYRINAHIPKPLICIVAGLLLALAPFSVSAATDTTTMVPANFSKLAKEAKPSVVNIRTVTTVKGGGRVFRHFFGDQHGKNPFEEFWGPNMESGPSRDYKQRSLGSGFIIDKEGYIVTNNHVVENAEQIKVKLADDKEYDATLVGRDVNTDLALIKISTPNALTPIRMGDSEKVDVGDWVVAIGSPFGLEQTVTAGIVSAKGRTIGSGQYDDFIQTDASINPGNSGGPLINMTGEVVGINTAIVASGQGIGFAIPVNLAKGIIVQLKKSGEVTRGWLGVGIQNLTPELAKYYQLDEDGGVLVTQVFKGDPAEKGGIRPNDIITAVDGEPVSSVRALSGVIANTRVGKRTAVTFLRDGKKKTVYVELAKREEDVRKVKSEPEKGDDLGIELMELSPEYVGKLGFEEGEEGVLVGGLTPGGKAENAEIKRGDLIKEVNHVKVTSIKEFRQQVDKVESGESLNLLIRRPRRGFVVITLEK, encoded by the coding sequence ATGTACCGAATAAACGCACACATTCCCAAACCGTTAATTTGTATTGTAGCCGGTCTATTGCTGGCATTGGCCCCGTTCTCGGTGTCCGCCGCCACCGACACCACCACCATGGTGCCGGCCAATTTCAGCAAGTTGGCCAAAGAAGCCAAACCAAGCGTGGTCAACATCAGAACCGTCACCACCGTCAAGGGGGGCGGGCGGGTGTTCCGACACTTTTTTGGCGATCAGCACGGAAAGAATCCCTTCGAAGAGTTTTGGGGGCCTAATATGGAAAGTGGCCCGTCGAGGGACTACAAGCAGCGCAGCCTGGGGTCGGGGTTCATCATCGACAAAGAGGGGTACATCGTCACCAACAACCACGTAGTGGAAAACGCCGAACAGATCAAGGTGAAACTGGCCGACGACAAGGAGTACGATGCGACCCTGGTCGGCCGCGACGTCAATACCGACCTGGCTCTGATCAAGATATCGACCCCGAATGCATTGACCCCCATCAGGATGGGCGACTCGGAGAAGGTCGATGTGGGGGACTGGGTTGTGGCTATCGGGAGCCCCTTCGGCCTGGAGCAGACCGTTACAGCCGGTATTGTAAGCGCCAAGGGGCGTACTATCGGGTCCGGCCAGTATGACGATTTCATTCAGACGGACGCCTCCATCAACCCCGGCAACAGCGGCGGACCGCTTATCAACATGACGGGTGAAGTGGTCGGCATTAACACGGCCATCGTCGCCAGCGGCCAGGGCATCGGATTTGCCATTCCAGTCAACCTGGCCAAGGGCATTATTGTCCAGTTGAAAAAGAGCGGTGAAGTGACCCGTGGATGGCTGGGTGTAGGCATTCAGAACCTGACGCCCGAGCTGGCCAAATACTACCAACTCGACGAGGACGGTGGTGTTCTGGTTACCCAGGTGTTCAAGGGGGACCCTGCCGAAAAAGGCGGTATTCGGCCCAATGACATCATTACCGCGGTAGACGGCGAACCCGTTTCTTCGGTGAGGGCGCTGTCCGGGGTGATTGCCAACACGCGCGTCGGCAAGCGCACGGCCGTAACCTTTTTGCGGGACGGCAAGAAAAAGACGGTGTACGTGGAACTGGCCAAACGCGAAGAAGATGTTCGCAAGGTAAAATCCGAACCTGAAAAGGGCGATGATCTCGGGATAGAGCTGATGGAATTGTCGCCTGAATACGTCGGCAAGCTCGGGTTTGAAGAGGGAGAGGAAGGCGTCCTCGTGGGAGGCCTAACGCCGGGCGGAAAGGCCGAGAATGCCGAAATCAAGCGCGGCGACCTGATCAAAGAGGTCAACCACGTCAAGGTGACATCGATCAAGGAGTTCCGCCAGCAGGTCGACAAGGTCGAGTCAGGGGAGTCCCTCAACCTGCTTATCCGACGCCCGCGCAGGGGGTTTGTGGTTATAACGCTGGAAAAATGA
- a CDS encoding PaaI family thioesterase, with amino-acid sequence MDERLKNAIMRAVEQEPLARRFGMELVALDTGRSVVEMTYEPPCMGNLYQRAHGGAVYSLMDEAFETASQTHGTIAVALNVNVTYVASPDRRTRLRAEAMEINRTKKTATYDIKVFEEKEKLIATCQALAFRTGKPIPFF; translated from the coding sequence ATGGATGAAAGGCTGAAAAATGCCATCATGCGGGCCGTAGAGCAGGAACCGCTGGCCAGGCGGTTCGGCATGGAACTCGTTGCACTCGACACGGGCCGGTCGGTGGTTGAGATGACCTATGAGCCGCCTTGCATGGGCAATCTATACCAGCGGGCCCATGGGGGCGCCGTGTATTCGCTGATGGACGAGGCTTTTGAAACCGCCAGCCAGACCCACGGCACGATCGCGGTGGCCTTAAACGTCAATGTCACCTACGTTGCCAGTCCGGATCGGCGGACCCGCCTGCGCGCCGAGGCCATGGAAATCAACCGCACCAAAAAGACGGCCACTTACGATATCAAGGTATTCGAAGAAAAAGAGAAGCTGATAGCCACCTGCCAGGCGCTGGCCTTTCGAACGGGAAAGCCCATTCCCTTCTTTTAA
- a CDS encoding acyl-CoA dehydratase activase, with translation MSEHLHILGIDIGSVAIAVAAVTPLKRIERTAYGFHHGNIRETLASLLADFDLSLVRWVAATTSSPSSLKTTCRYDNRIATITAAQALHKKVGSILIVGGEKFGLIRFDENGHYTGYKANTSCAAGTGSFLDQQAERLGLEDVGELGALAFANTGSVPKIASRCAVFAKTDLVHAQQEGYGLSEICDGLCFGLARNIVDTLFVGQEPIGPVIFSGGVSRNRAVVRHVRHLVQMEVIPEVTYLGAVGAAFSLAVDGCRFTKIELNSAMDLVAEGGQSKKYYFDPLELKLSDYPDFDSLERYDYHPSGSSFAQDVEVDVYRDFLPFADQGDRCKAYLGIDIGSTSTKAVILSPSKSVLAGFYTRTGGRPVVAVQNLLAAIEEVVIGKGVDLHISGAGTTGSGRKFVGGIVGADLIVDEITAHARAAVEINPEVDTILEIGGQDSKFTTLKDGSVTFSIMNRVCAAGTGSFIEEQAQKLDCPLTSYAERTEGQRSPITSDRCTVFMERDVNYYLSEGYTKNEMLASVLHAIRENYLTKVAVESSIGQTILFQGATAKNRALVAAFEQRLEKPIHVSRYCHLAGAMGVALKLADRSYEGSEFKGLDLHRKTIPIRSEVCELCTNHCKITAAHIDGRTAAYGFLCGRDYDTRKFVDNNTSGFDLLTARKKVLRLPEQAKPDPGLKRETVTVGLPAVLHMADDMAFWKYFFGRLGIDTITSETYAHGVKEGKHIAGAEFCAPMAAMHGHVSYLRERADRVFLPFYLDHHPPRDGNRRQYCYYTQFAPSLASFAKGSVADRTDQWLLTPLIRYLYNRFHARVQLYRMLKSFARERIGFARVSAAYEEALQFKKQAQEALRRLYRDETREKGRLHVVLLGRPYTVLQKCMNKGIPNILASMGIKTFYQDMLTVTEETKTLIAPLLKELHWHYAVEVVKAAACVAASPDAYPVLVTSFKCTPDAFVVEYFKQIMERAEKPYLVLQLDEHDSNVGYETRIEAAIRSFRNHHAGGRKTPGAAVFNARVRTKRSLDGKTLIMPNWGDISQRLVVANLRREGIDARLLEEHQTSIQRSLRYNTGQCIPLNIIGQEFIDYVERHDLDPSRCALWMIRSAIPCNLKLFPFHIEYLFKTYGGGFEQAEVYPGTMSFADISKGLPIATYFAYMFGGMVKKLGCAVRPYELNPGETDAVIEESLCILEDAFLGNRRKESAVIQVVDMFRSIARGDRAAVDCTRPKVAIFGDLYARDNELFNQGLVHQIEGLGGEVVTTPYSSLVKMIAKPYLRKWFVEGNYLEVLSSKAVITAATHMEKKYYKHFQKVLQETEPAYDDDPARILAQYNIRIENTGESMENILKIHYVLKQHPDVALFVQASPAFCCPSLVTEAMAKDIERQTGVPVVSITYDGTGGEKNEPIIPYLNYLKKAAASAEKMKTCRRAEEKNSLSAGAAVDFAEG, from the coding sequence ATGAGTGAGCATCTTCATATTTTAGGTATCGACATCGGATCCGTCGCCATTGCCGTTGCCGCGGTGACCCCATTGAAAAGGATCGAGAGGACCGCCTATGGGTTTCATCACGGCAATATAAGAGAGACGCTCGCCAGCCTGCTCGCCGATTTCGATCTGTCTCTCGTCCGCTGGGTTGCCGCCACGACTTCCTCGCCGTCCAGCCTAAAAACTACCTGCCGGTACGACAACCGCATCGCGACGATCACTGCGGCCCAGGCGCTGCATAAAAAGGTTGGATCCATTCTGATCGTGGGGGGAGAAAAATTTGGATTGATCCGTTTCGATGAGAACGGCCATTACACGGGATACAAAGCCAACACCTCATGCGCTGCCGGTACCGGCAGTTTTCTGGATCAGCAGGCGGAACGACTGGGCTTGGAGGACGTTGGAGAACTGGGCGCGCTCGCATTTGCCAACACCGGCAGTGTCCCCAAAATCGCTTCGCGCTGCGCGGTATTCGCCAAGACGGATTTGGTGCATGCCCAGCAGGAGGGTTACGGCCTCTCTGAAATCTGCGACGGGCTGTGCTTCGGGCTGGCCAGGAATATTGTGGATACCCTGTTTGTGGGGCAGGAACCCATCGGGCCGGTCATTTTTTCGGGTGGCGTCTCCAGAAACAGGGCGGTGGTAAGGCATGTCAGGCATCTCGTTCAGATGGAGGTGATTCCGGAAGTCACTTACCTCGGTGCGGTGGGGGCGGCCTTCAGCCTTGCCGTTGACGGCTGCCGTTTCACGAAGATCGAGTTGAATTCGGCCATGGATCTTGTGGCCGAGGGCGGGCAAAGCAAAAAATACTATTTCGACCCTCTCGAATTGAAACTATCCGATTACCCCGACTTTGACAGCCTGGAGCGCTACGATTACCACCCGTCGGGATCTTCATTTGCGCAGGACGTGGAAGTGGACGTTTACCGGGATTTTTTACCGTTCGCCGATCAAGGGGACCGCTGCAAAGCCTACCTGGGAATCGACATAGGCTCTACCAGCACGAAGGCCGTGATCTTGAGCCCGTCAAAAAGTGTGCTGGCGGGATTTTACACCAGGACGGGAGGTCGCCCGGTTGTGGCCGTGCAGAATCTGCTGGCCGCCATCGAGGAAGTGGTGATCGGCAAAGGGGTGGACCTGCACATAAGCGGTGCGGGGACAACGGGGTCGGGACGCAAATTTGTGGGCGGGATTGTCGGTGCCGATCTGATCGTCGACGAGATAACGGCCCACGCGCGTGCCGCCGTTGAAATCAACCCCGAAGTGGACACCATTCTCGAAATCGGGGGCCAGGACAGCAAATTCACTACCCTGAAAGACGGCAGCGTCACGTTTTCCATTATGAACAGGGTCTGTGCCGCAGGCACGGGGAGCTTTATCGAAGAGCAGGCCCAGAAACTCGACTGCCCGCTGACATCTTATGCAGAGCGGACGGAAGGACAGAGGTCACCGATCACCAGCGATCGATGCACCGTTTTCATGGAAAGGGACGTCAACTACTATCTTTCCGAGGGCTACACCAAGAACGAGATGCTGGCCTCGGTGCTGCATGCCATCCGGGAAAATTATCTCACCAAAGTCGCCGTGGAAAGCAGCATCGGGCAGACGATTCTGTTCCAGGGTGCCACGGCCAAAAACAGGGCCCTGGTAGCAGCGTTCGAGCAACGTCTCGAAAAACCGATCCACGTGTCTCGCTACTGCCATCTCGCCGGTGCCATGGGCGTGGCCTTGAAGCTTGCGGACAGAAGCTATGAGGGCAGCGAATTCAAAGGCCTCGATCTACACCGCAAGACGATTCCCATCAGATCGGAAGTCTGTGAGCTTTGCACGAACCACTGCAAGATTACCGCCGCCCACATAGATGGACGGACAGCGGCCTACGGTTTTTTATGCGGCCGGGATTACGATACGCGTAAATTCGTGGACAACAACACTTCGGGATTCGATTTGCTGACAGCGAGAAAAAAAGTCCTGAGGCTTCCGGAACAGGCGAAGCCGGATCCCGGGCTGAAGCGGGAAACCGTCACCGTGGGATTGCCGGCCGTGCTGCACATGGCCGACGATATGGCGTTTTGGAAATACTTTTTCGGCCGCTTGGGTATTGACACCATTACCAGTGAAACCTATGCCCACGGGGTCAAGGAAGGCAAGCATATAGCCGGTGCGGAATTTTGCGCCCCCATGGCGGCGATGCACGGGCACGTCAGCTATCTCAGGGAACGTGCGGACCGTGTCTTTCTACCCTTTTATCTGGATCACCACCCTCCCAGGGACGGCAATCGCCGGCAGTACTGCTACTATACCCAGTTCGCGCCGTCCCTGGCCAGCTTTGCCAAGGGGAGCGTTGCGGACCGGACGGACCAATGGCTGCTGACACCTCTGATTCGATACCTTTACAACCGTTTTCATGCGCGTGTCCAGCTGTACAGGATGCTGAAGTCCTTTGCCAGAGAGAGAATCGGATTTGCCAGAGTCTCTGCAGCCTATGAAGAAGCCCTCCAGTTTAAAAAACAGGCACAAGAGGCGCTGCGGCGGCTTTACAGGGATGAGACCCGGGAAAAGGGCCGGCTGCACGTCGTGCTCCTGGGAAGGCCCTACACCGTACTGCAAAAATGCATGAACAAGGGGATCCCGAACATTCTGGCTTCGATGGGTATCAAAACTTTCTATCAGGACATGCTAACGGTGACGGAGGAAACCAAAACCCTCATCGCGCCGCTTTTAAAAGAACTGCACTGGCATTACGCCGTTGAGGTGGTGAAAGCCGCCGCCTGCGTGGCCGCATCACCGGACGCCTACCCGGTTCTAGTGACCTCTTTCAAATGCACGCCGGACGCCTTTGTCGTCGAGTATTTCAAGCAGATCATGGAACGCGCGGAAAAACCATACCTCGTTCTTCAATTGGATGAACACGATTCGAATGTCGGTTACGAGACGCGCATCGAAGCGGCCATACGTTCTTTTAGAAACCACCATGCCGGAGGACGCAAAACGCCGGGTGCGGCAGTTTTTAACGCGCGTGTACGGACCAAAAGATCCCTGGACGGCAAGACGCTGATTATGCCCAATTGGGGCGATATTTCCCAGAGACTCGTGGTGGCAAACCTGAGGCGTGAGGGAATCGACGCACGCCTGCTGGAAGAACACCAGACAAGTATTCAAAGAAGCCTGCGCTACAACACGGGGCAATGCATCCCGCTGAACATTATCGGGCAGGAGTTTATCGATTACGTCGAACGACATGATCTCGACCCTTCGCGTTGCGCGCTCTGGATGATCCGTTCGGCCATTCCATGCAACCTGAAGTTGTTTCCCTTTCACATCGAATATCTGTTCAAAACCTACGGCGGGGGATTCGAGCAGGCCGAGGTTTACCCCGGCACCATGTCGTTTGCAGACATATCAAAAGGACTACCCATCGCCACTTATTTTGCCTATATGTTTGGAGGCATGGTTAAAAAATTGGGATGTGCTGTCCGCCCTTATGAGTTGAATCCGGGGGAAACCGACGCCGTCATCGAAGAGAGTTTGTGCATCCTGGAAGACGCTTTTCTGGGCAACCGGAGGAAGGAATCCGCCGTGATCCAGGTGGTGGACATGTTCCGGAGCATCGCACGGGGCGATCGCGCCGCCGTTGACTGTACCCGTCCCAAGGTCGCAATTTTCGGTGACCTCTATGCGCGTGACAACGAGCTGTTCAATCAAGGGTTGGTCCATCAGATCGAAGGCTTGGGGGGGGAGGTAGTGACGACGCCTTACAGTTCCCTGGTGAAAATGATTGCCAAACCCTACCTGCGTAAATGGTTTGTCGAGGGGAATTACCTGGAGGTACTCTCTTCCAAGGCGGTGATCACGGCGGCCACCCACATGGAAAAAAAGTACTACAAACATTTTCAGAAAGTGCTGCAGGAAACCGAGCCGGCCTACGACGATGATCCCGCACGCATTCTGGCGCAGTACAACATCCGCATCGAGAATACGGGCGAGTCCATGGAAAATATTCTGAAGATTCACTACGTGCTCAAGCAACACCCCGACGTGGCCCTGTTTGTCCAGGCCAGTCCGGCATTCTGCTGCCCATCTCTGGTCACGGAGGCCATGGCCAAGGATATTGAAAGGCAAACAGGGGTGCCGGTTGTTTCCATTACCTATGACGGGACAGGCGGCGAAAAGAACGAGCCCATTATTCCGTACCTCAACTATCTGAAAAAAGCCGCAGCTTCAGCAGAAAAAATGAAAACGTGCAGGCGCGCGGAGGAAAAAAATTCCCTCTCAGCCGGCGCTGCGGTCGATTTCGCCGAAGGGTGA
- a CDS encoding HU family DNA-binding protein, translated as MTKAEMIEKIAKDAGVSKAAAAKAYDSFLDGIKGGLKTRGSKVTIVGFGTFKKIYRKTRKGRNPQTGEQIKIKGRNAITFKASKNLV; from the coding sequence ATGACAAAAGCGGAAATGATCGAAAAGATTGCAAAGGATGCAGGGGTCTCAAAGGCGGCGGCGGCCAAGGCATACGATTCATTCCTTGACGGCATCAAGGGGGGGCTCAAGACACGCGGCAGCAAGGTAACGATTGTAGGTTTTGGAACGTTCAAAAAGATTTATCGAAAAACCCGCAAGGGCCGCAATCCTCAGACAGGTGAACAGATCAAAATCAAGGGCAGAAATGCGATAACATTCAAGGCCAGCAAAAATTTAGTTTAG
- a CDS encoding dihydroorotate dehydrogenase, whose product MKIAPDAMQVDIGGVLLNNPVMTASGTFGYAGEFADLVDLDRLGGIIVKGLSLEPSRGNPPPRIVETTGGMLNAIGLENVGVQAFIAEKLPLLRKLPVPVFANIYGTSVEAYAELALRLESAEGVAGVEINISCPNVKAGGIAFGSDSRSAHRVVRAVRDNTKRHVMVKLSPNVTDIVAIARSVESAGADSISLINTITGMAVDACTRRPVLANITGGLSGPAIKPVALRMVWQVAGQVGIPVIGVGGIMNARDAVEFLIAGASAVQVGTANFINPRATQDIVEGLEDFLQENGIGRIVDLIGSLRID is encoded by the coding sequence ATGAAGATCGCGCCGGATGCCATGCAGGTGGACATTGGCGGCGTCCTGCTGAACAATCCGGTGATGACGGCCTCCGGCACATTCGGCTATGCCGGGGAATTCGCTGATCTTGTGGACCTGGACCGTTTGGGCGGCATCATCGTCAAAGGGCTGTCCCTCGAGCCTTCCAGAGGAAACCCGCCGCCGCGCATCGTCGAAACCACCGGTGGAATGCTGAATGCCATTGGCCTGGAGAATGTGGGCGTGCAGGCTTTCATTGCCGAAAAACTGCCGCTTCTCAGGAAGCTGCCGGTGCCGGTATTCGCCAACATCTACGGGACGTCCGTGGAAGCGTATGCGGAACTGGCGCTCCGGTTGGAAAGCGCAGAAGGTGTCGCCGGTGTCGAGATCAATATTTCCTGTCCGAACGTCAAAGCCGGGGGCATCGCCTTCGGTTCCGACAGCCGGTCGGCTCATCGCGTGGTTCGGGCGGTCAGGGATAACACGAAACGCCACGTGATGGTGAAATTGTCGCCCAATGTCACCGACATCGTCGCAATCGCCCGCAGTGTCGAGTCGGCGGGCGCCGATTCGATTTCGTTGATCAACACCATTACGGGGATGGCCGTTGACGCCTGTACGAGACGGCCGGTGCTGGCCAATATCACCGGCGGACTTTCCGGCCCGGCCATCAAACCCGTCGCCCTCAGGATGGTGTGGCAGGTGGCCGGCCAGGTGGGCATCCCGGTCATCGGCGTGGGCGGCATCATGAATGCCCGGGACGCCGTGGAGTTTTTAATTGCCGGAGCCAGCGCCGTGCAGGTGGGCACGGCCAATTTCATCAATCCACGGGCTACCCAGGACATTGTCGAAGGTCTGGAAGATTTCCTGCAGGAAAACGGCATCGGCAGGATTGTGGATCTGATCGGGTCCCTTAGAATCGACTGA
- a CDS encoding DUF2147 domain-containing protein — translation MKKMIFVVACTLFLLTGYAVAEEGDAILGHWYTDPEKKDAVVEIYKDKDVYSGKIVWLKNPKNDDGTVKVDKENPDEARRSDPLVGLNLVKGFTYKGYSKWAGGTIYDPNNGKTYKCKMKLKDDELKVRGYIGVSLLGRTTIWVRK, via the coding sequence ATGAAGAAGATGATCTTTGTTGTTGCCTGCACCCTGTTTTTGTTGACTGGATATGCAGTGGCGGAAGAGGGCGACGCTATCCTGGGCCACTGGTATACCGACCCCGAAAAAAAGGACGCCGTCGTGGAGATCTATAAGGACAAAGACGTCTACAGCGGCAAAATCGTGTGGCTTAAAAATCCGAAAAATGACGACGGCACCGTCAAGGTCGACAAGGAAAACCCGGATGAGGCCAGGCGCAGCGATCCCCTCGTGGGCCTGAATCTGGTGAAAGGCTTTACCTACAAGGGGTACAGCAAGTGGGCGGGGGGAACCATCTATGATCCCAACAACGGCAAGACCTACAAGTGCAAAATGAAGCTGAAAGACGACGAACTCAAGGTCAGGGGATACATCGGCGTATCGCTGCTGGGGCGAACCACGAT